From the Pseudomonas baltica genome, one window contains:
- a CDS encoding type II toxin-antitoxin system HipA family toxin — MNRQTDRLYIGAAGVAAGTLGRSGENHHDSVFSYHSAVAEENAVSLTMPVRLESYKWEYGIHPLFEMHIPEGHLKNELVRRFSKTVRGFDDFALLGIVGPHQLGRLSIAHDLRDEPLPGIKLSELLVYDGAKDLFDDLMQTYAAYSGVSGVQPKVLVRDIDSAGPDIERLTHRGATHLLKTFNDLDFPQLAANEFFCMRAALHSGLQVPEFRLSQQGKFLVVKRFDIGHSDYLGFEDLCVLSGWGTAKKYDGSYQGCAKLIKSFVSPARVTKALEDFFMMVALSAGIQNGDGHLKNFGLLYENCSEDADVWLAPVYDLVTTTVYKSNDIMGLLLGGSKAWPKRKMLVQFARSACGLTEARCGELLRRIQSGMSRAMAEMEGYRRDHPEFDAVGQRMAAAWAAGLNRSIAVE; from the coding sequence ATGAATAGGCAAACCGACCGGCTCTATATTGGTGCTGCCGGCGTGGCTGCCGGCACGCTGGGGCGCAGCGGGGAAAACCACCACGATTCGGTTTTCTCATATCATTCTGCAGTTGCCGAAGAAAACGCCGTGTCACTGACGATGCCGGTACGCCTGGAGAGCTACAAATGGGAGTACGGTATTCATCCGCTGTTCGAAATGCACATTCCCGAAGGGCACCTCAAGAACGAACTCGTGCGGCGTTTCAGCAAGACGGTGCGCGGCTTTGACGACTTCGCGTTACTGGGCATCGTGGGTCCGCACCAACTGGGCCGCCTCAGCATCGCCCACGACCTCAGGGATGAGCCGCTGCCCGGCATCAAGCTTTCCGAGCTGCTGGTCTATGACGGTGCCAAAGATCTTTTCGACGACCTGATGCAAACCTACGCGGCATATTCCGGGGTGTCGGGTGTACAGCCCAAGGTGCTGGTACGCGATATCGACTCTGCCGGACCCGACATCGAGCGGCTGACCCACCGGGGCGCCACGCACCTGTTGAAGACCTTCAACGACCTGGACTTCCCACAACTGGCAGCCAACGAATTCTTTTGCATGCGGGCGGCACTGCACAGCGGGCTGCAAGTGCCTGAGTTTCGGTTGAGTCAGCAAGGCAAGTTTCTGGTGGTCAAGCGCTTCGATATCGGTCATAGCGACTATCTTGGCTTCGAAGACCTGTGCGTGCTGTCAGGGTGGGGCACGGCGAAGAAATACGACGGCAGCTACCAGGGCTGCGCAAAACTGATCAAGTCCTTCGTTAGCCCCGCACGCGTGACCAAGGCGCTGGAAGACTTTTTCATGATGGTGGCGTTGAGTGCAGGCATCCAGAACGGCGATGGGCACCTGAAGAACTTCGGCCTGTTATATGAGAACTGCAGCGAGGATGCCGACGTCTGGCTCGCCCCGGTCTACGACCTGGTGACCACCACGGTGTACAAGAGCAACGATATCATGGGGCTGTTGCTGGGCGGATCGAAGGCTTGGCCCAAGCGCAAGATGCTGGTGCAGTTCGCACGCAGTGCATGCGGTTTGACAGAGGCACGCTGCGGTGAATTGCTGCGCAGAATCCAGTCAGGCATGAGCCGCGCGATGGCCGAGATGGAGGGTTATCGGCGCGACCATCCCGAGTTCGACGCCG
- a CDS encoding helix-turn-helix transcriptional regulator translates to MGDLGVLIKNLRKQAGLSQSDLAHRHGMSRATISGIENDTIPEVGIRKVEAILAGLGYELTATPTRRRKTLDELKSGNVHE, encoded by the coding sequence ATGGGCGACCTAGGTGTTCTTATCAAAAATCTGCGTAAACAGGCCGGCCTTTCACAGAGCGACCTGGCGCATCGGCATGGCATGAGCCGCGCGACCATTTCCGGTATAGAGAACGACACCATACCGGAGGTGGGAATTCGCAAGGTGGAGGCGATCCTCGCGGGCCTGGGCTACGAACTGACTGCTACGCCCACGCGGCGACGCAAGACACTCGATGAGCTGAAATCCGGAAACGTCCATGAATAG
- the arnT gene encoding lipid IV(A) 4-amino-4-deoxy-L-arabinosyltransferase gives MKQRWVVPLLLLAFAAFYLTPLAFHGLWIPDETRYAQISQEMLLSGHWATPHFMGLRYFEKPAAGYWMIAVGQAIFGQNLFGVRIASALSMGLSVWLAYAVAGRLWNDWRTSFTCAVVFMSLALIAAGSGYANLDPQFTLWMNLAGVALWFAFVSRSSRARLAAWCVLGVACAMGFMTKGFLALLLPVLVALPYMIWQRRFLELVRFGCVAVVVAVLIALPWALTVHAQEADFWRYFFWDEHIRRFAGDDAQHAEGWWYYLPLLLVSSLPWIALLPGVFREGFKARGDRATLFLWMWFLLPLVFFSIAKGKLPAYIMPCMLPLGLLLGHRLAGAIREGRTPGLRANAVLNVALGAIGLAVITFLQFTKPIYIDEPGHLALLVIAIVAWVLLNGLAVWRPLRCWGAPALAMGAVLALVPAALPVSVVVNKTPDVFIAQHMSELQGVHSLLSNELGTASALAWHTRNPGITLYNTGGETKYGLRYPDAQGRAVTVEGVEQWLINARRAGSVGVAMRIKGVDEQKELDLLPTDGRRYQKGSVVIVIYDQQP, from the coding sequence ATGAAACAACGCTGGGTAGTGCCACTCCTGCTCCTCGCGTTCGCAGCGTTCTATCTGACCCCATTGGCATTCCATGGCCTGTGGATACCTGATGAAACCCGCTATGCGCAAATCAGTCAGGAAATGCTCTTGAGTGGGCACTGGGCGACGCCCCACTTCATGGGGTTGCGGTATTTCGAGAAACCTGCAGCTGGTTATTGGATGATTGCCGTCGGCCAAGCCATCTTTGGCCAGAACCTGTTCGGGGTGCGTATCGCCTCCGCACTGAGCATGGGGCTCAGCGTATGGCTCGCCTACGCGGTGGCAGGCCGCTTGTGGAACGATTGGCGCACCAGTTTTACCTGTGCAGTGGTGTTCATGAGCCTGGCGCTGATAGCGGCAGGCTCCGGTTACGCCAATCTCGATCCGCAGTTCACATTGTGGATGAACCTCGCCGGGGTAGCGCTGTGGTTCGCCTTCGTCAGCCGCAGCTCTAGGGCGCGGCTTGCCGCCTGGTGCGTGCTGGGCGTCGCCTGCGCCATGGGGTTCATGACCAAGGGATTTCTGGCCTTGTTGTTGCCGGTGCTGGTCGCGTTGCCGTACATGATCTGGCAGCGGCGCTTTCTGGAGCTGGTGCGTTTTGGTTGCGTTGCGGTGGTGGTCGCGGTTTTGATTGCATTGCCCTGGGCCTTGACTGTCCACGCGCAGGAAGCGGACTTCTGGCGGTACTTCTTCTGGGACGAGCATATCCGCCGCTTTGCCGGTGACGATGCCCAACACGCCGAGGGCTGGTGGTACTACCTGCCTTTGCTGTTGGTCAGCAGCCTGCCGTGGATCGCGCTGCTGCCAGGTGTCTTCAGAGAGGGCTTCAAGGCCCGCGGCGACCGGGCAACGTTATTCTTGTGGATGTGGTTCCTGCTGCCGCTGGTGTTCTTCAGTATCGCCAAGGGCAAGCTGCCGGCCTACATCATGCCGTGCATGCTGCCGTTGGGTTTGTTGCTAGGCCATCGATTGGCAGGTGCAATCCGTGAGGGCCGGACGCCAGGGCTGCGCGCCAATGCCGTGCTTAACGTAGCGCTGGGCGCTATCGGCCTGGCAGTGATCACCTTCTTGCAATTCACCAAGCCGATCTACATCGATGAGCCAGGCCACCTGGCGTTGCTGGTGATCGCTATTGTCGCCTGGGTCTTGTTGAATGGGCTGGCGGTGTGGCGGCCCCTGCGCTGCTGGGGCGCACCGGCGCTGGCGATGGGCGCGGTGTTGGCGTTAGTGCCTGCCGCATTGCCCGTCAGCGTGGTGGTCAACAAGACGCCTGATGTCTTCATCGCGCAGCACATGTCCGAGCTTCAAGGGGTCCATAGCCTGCTGAGCAACGAACTGGGCACCGCCTCGGCACTGGCATGGCACACACGTAATCCCGGCATCACGCTGTACAACACCGGCGGCGAGACCAAGTACGGCCTGCGTTATCCCGACGCGCAAGGGCGGGCGGTAACCGTTGAGGGTGTCGAACAGTGGTTGATCAACGCCCGCCGGGCAGGGAGCGTAGGGGTAGCGATGCGTATCAAGGGCGTCGACGAGCAGAAGGAGCTGGATCTGCTGCCCACCGATGGCAGACGCTATCAGAAGGGTTCGGTGGTGATCGTCATCTACGACCAGCAGCCCTGA